The Candidatus Kryptobacter tengchongensis nucleotide sequence CATCTCTGCAAAAGGGGATTGGGCTACGGGAAAAGTAAAGTGCGAAGTTGTCTTTGTTAAGGATGACTTTTACAACATTTGGATTGAAAAGATTTTCAACATCGTTTATTTTTACGGCAAGCGTTGAGATGTCAATATCATTTTCATTTAGAAAGGGTTCTATCGCGGAGTCAATCATTTCTCCTGAAATCAACGGTTCATCTCCTTGGATATTTACAATTATATCGGCATCAAGATCCCGAACGGCGTATGCAATTCTATCGGTTCCAGTTTGTATTTCTTTTGGTGTTATAATTGCATTTCCGCCAAAATTTTTAACTATGTCAAAAATTCTCTCATCATCTGTTGCGACAAAAACTTTGTTAACAAGCTTTGATGACATCGCATTTTCATATACCCATCTTATCATTGGTTTCCCAAGGATATCAGCAAGTGGTTTCCCGGGAAATCTCGTTGAAGCATATCTTGCTGGGATTACTGCGATGATATTTGGCATGATTTAACTTTATTCTTTATCTTCCGTTGAATTCTCTTCTGAATGTTTTTCAACAGAGATCACCTTCGGGACTTTAAAGAAGAAATCCGTTCTTGATGGAGCATTTTTTAGTATTTCTTCACGATGATAACTTTCTTTTACAACATCTTCACGAAAAACATTTTTCAAATCAATAACATGATAAAGGGGTTCAACATTTGTTGTGTCAAGTTCGTTAAGTTTATCCATGTATTCAAGGATTCTGTTAAACTGTTCCGTGAATTTTTCCTTTTCCTCTTCTTTGAATTCAAGTCGTGCAAGATTTGCGATATATTCAACATCTTTGATCGTTACGGGCATATTTTTTATTCGGTTTTTGTTTTTTCAAGGTTTTGTTTAATTATATTTCGTGTTAATTCCATAAGCTTTGTCTCTCCGTCCCGACCTGAGAAGTCATCAACAAGAATGGGTTTGTCAATCAAAATTTCAATTGTTCCAGGGCTTACCTCAAGTTTATGTTTTCTCATGATTTTATAGCTGTTTAGGATTGTAACTGGGACGATGGGTGTATTTGATTTAATAGCGAGCATGAATCCACCACGCTTAAAGGGTAAGAGTTCCCCGTTAAAACTTCTTGTGCCTTCAGCAAATACAAGAACTGATACACCGCTTTTGATTTTTTCAATTGCTTTTTGAACGCTTTTCATCGCCCTTTTCGGATTTCTTCTATCAATTAATATATAACCACCGTATTTTAGAAGCCATCCCCACAATGGTATTCTGCCAAGTTCCTGTTTTGCAAGGAAACGGATTTGGTCTGGAATTCCGCAAATAAGCGCGGGGATATCCATAGCGCTTGCGTGATTGGAAATGTAAATATAATTTCTCCCGTTTGAGATGTTCTCAAGACCTTTGACTTTTATCTTGATATTGAAAATGAAAAGAACGATTTTTGACCAGATTTTTGCCATGAAGTGATAGATTTTTCCTTTATAGTTGAAAGGTAAAAGCAGGGCAGTGATTATGGCCATCGGAATGGTGATTAAAATAATAATTCCAGCTTTTAACCAGAAGAGAATTTTCTTCATTATCAAACACATATTGTGGTTGGTTTTTTACAATGATAATCAAAAAGGATGAGAAAATCAAGTTGTGAAGTCATGGCGTATATTTGAAAAACTGCTTATTTTTTTGTATTTTTTAATGCAAAAATTAAACTCGTCATTTGAGAAATTTACAAAATTTAAAAGCTGTTTTCAGATACCTGGAGGTGAATTTATATGAGCAGAGAGCTGACACCTCGGGAAAAGATGATATTAAACTGCATAGTTCAGGAATTTATAATGACCGCAACACCAGTGGGCTCAAGATACCTTGTGAAGAAATATAATCTTAACATTAGCCCTGCGACGGTTAGAAATGTAATGGCTGATCTTGAGGATCTTGGCTATTTATGGCATCCGCACGCATCTGCTGGGAGAATACCAACTGATAAAGGATACAGATTCTATGTTGATAACCTCCTTGAGGTAAAAGATTTAAGCCCGGATGAGAAGGAAGTGATCAAAAATGTTGTAAAGGATAAAAGCGAGCTTGAGGAAATTTTGAGACATATCTCAAAGCTAATTGGAAAAATATCAAAGCAGTTAAGCATTGCGTCAACCCCGCAGATAAATGATGCCATTTTAACAAAGCTTGACATTGTCAGCATATCAGAGACGAGATTACTTGTTGTTATAACATTACAATCCGGGCTTGTCAGAACAATAATTCTTGAGGTTTCAAGTGAAGTATCAAGGGATAAACTTGACTTTGTCAAAACTATTTTGAATGAGCGTCTCTCTGGCTTAACATTAAAACAGGTAAGGGAAACATTTGTTGAAAGAGTTCGGGATGTTGAGCAGGATTACAGAGGAATCATTAATGTTTTTATTCGCTCAGCGGAGAAGTTATTTTACGATTTTTATGATATTGATAAAATTCATATTGGTGGTGTTCCAGATATACTTGAACATCCAGAGTTCAGCGACCCTGAGAAAGTCCGTGATATAATGGAGCTTGTTGAGAATGAGGATAAGATAATTCAAATTTTTCAGGTTTTGAAAATGCAGTCAGGGGGAAAATTTTACACGGATAAAGTTGTTGTTTCAATTGGTGAGGAAAACATGGAAGATAGGTTGAAAGATTATACCTTAATAGCTTCTGAATATAAAGCTGGTGGTGTCTCGGGTGTAATTGGTTTGATTGGTCCGAAAAGGATGAATTATAGTAGAATGATCTCACTTGTAAATTATACTCGTGATGTTCTTTCTGAGGTTTTGCATTAACTTTTTATAAAAACAAAAATTTTATACGAAGATGATAAAGGATGAAAATGCTAAACCCATAAATGCTGAAAACGAGGAACAGAAAACGCTTGAACAATCAATCCCTGAACAGAAATCTGAAGAAAACTTGGGAGAACAACTTACTGAAGAAGCCATAGATGAATTAAGTGCACTTAAAATTGAGAATGAAAATTTAAAGAAGGAGCTTAATGAATATAAAGATAGGCTATTGAGGAGGGTAGCTGAATTTGAGAATTACAAGAAACGGCTTGAAGCTGATTTTGCAAATGCTGTTAAATATGCCAATGAAAAACTTTTGCTTGAAATTTTGCAAGTTGTTGATGACCTTGAGCGCTCGCTTGCAAGCGGAAAGGAGAGACCTGATTTTGAGTCGTTTTATCAGGGAGTTAAGATGATTTATACAAAGCTGATGAAAATTCTTGAAACGCATGGTGTTAAGCCATTTGAGTCAGTTGGAAAGCCATTTGATGTGTATTATCATGAAGCTTTGTTAAGAATTCCACGAAATGATGTTCCACCTGATACGGTGATTGATGAAGTTGAGCGGGGTTATATGTATTACGATAAAGTTCTGCGTCATGCAAAGGTTATAGTTTCAAGCTCTGTTGAAAATCAGAAAGAGGAAAAGAAGAACGATTTAAAAGTTGATTTCAGCGATGATCACAGAGAAAGTTAAATTTTAATTTACCATAAATGCCGAAAAAAGATTATTACGAAATACTTGGGGTTTCCAGAGATGCAACCCTTGAGGAGATAAAGCGTGCTTATAGGAAACTTGCAATGGAATATCATCCCGATAGAAATCCCGGGAACAAGGAAGCGGAGGAGAAATTTAAAGAGATAACAGAAGCATATCAAATTTTAAGCGACCCCGAGAAGCGGAAAAGATACGATATGTATGGTCATTCGGGGATAAGTGAAAGCGATTACATTCATTTCACAGATGTTCACGATATATTTGATGTTTTCAGAGATATTTTTGATTCATTTGGTGGTGGATTTTTTGATGATTTCTTTGGCACTAGAACCCAAACCCGAAAAGCTCAAAGGGGTATACCTGGCTCGGATAGGAAGTTAAGGCTGAAGTTAACACTTGAGGAAATCGCAACGGGTATAAGGAAGAAGTTGAAAATCAAACATTTCAAGGTATGCGAAGCATGTGGAGGAACAGGCGCAAAATCAAGGAGCGGTTATACTGTATGCCCGGTTTGCAACGGGACAGGTGAGGTGAAACAAGTTCGGCGTTCATTCTTTGGACAGATGGTTACAATTACCACATGTTCAAATTGTGGCGGGGAAGGCAAAATTATAAAAGAACCTTGCAATGTTTGTGGCGGTGAGGGAAGAGTCTATGGGGAAAGTGTTGTTGATGTTGATATTCCAGCAGGTGTAAGAGAGGGAAATTATCTGACAATTCGTGGTTACGGAGATGCAGGGATAAGAGGTGGAGCACCTGGGGATTTGATAGTTGTGATTGAAGAAGAGCAACATCCGTTTTTTGTGAGAAAGGGGAATGACATTTATTATACACTTTTGATAAGTTTCCCTGAAGCAGTGCTTGGAACTGAAATTGATGTGCCATATATAAATGGAAGTTTAAAGGTTAAAATTGAACCTGGAACACCATCGGGTAAGGAGATAAGGTTCAGAGGTAAAGGATTGCCATCTGTTGATAAAAATTCAAAGGGGGATTTCGTTGTCAAAGTTGAAATTTGGGTGCCGGATAAAGTCACCGCAGTTGAAAAGGAATTATTGCAAAAACTTTTAAAAGAGGGGAAAAATATAAAACCTGATATTGCAAGGAAAGCAAATTAATTTGAATTTTTGAACGAGAACCTCTTTATCTCTTGACTTTGAATTTAAAGTTTGCTATATTTAGGCTGAGGTAAAAAAATAAACAAATTAAAAAATAAAGGGAGGTTAAAAACATGCGTGGTCTTTTTTTATTTTTAGCTTTGGTGTTATTGTTAAGTAATGTTGCTTTGTCAAGGGAGCTTGGTGCTGGTCTGGCACTTGGATATCGCAGTGAAAAGCCAACGGTGGGCTTCGGTGGCAATGTTTATTATCGCTATGATGTTCCTGAGAGCTTCTTAAAGGTCAAAGGGTTTGCTGGGCAACTTTCAGTTGGATATGTAACTTTTCCTAAAGAAGATCAGTCTGATGAATATTCATTTGTTCCTGTTAAGTATGGTTTGAGCTATACTGCTTATTCACAAGATAAGGTAGAGCTTGGGGTTCTCGGCGATGTTGGTTTGGCTTTCGTTAGCAAACCAAAGAGCGAGACAAAAATTACAGGTGGAGCTGGTGCTTTCGTTGCTTATGGTGCTGCGCCAAATGTAAAGGTCGTTGGAACCGTTAAATATTCAGCTGTTGTGAAAACAGTTCATTATTTAGGTGTTGAGGTTGGCGTGCTTTACACATTGCCGACTAAGTGAGAATTTAGTTGGTAAGTTTTAGAGCCAGACCCTTACTTGGGTCTGGCTTTTTATTTTAAAAAATAAATCATGGGAGGAGAGGAATGAAGAAAAGTTATATTAGTTTAGTTTTGATTATAGCATTTGGTTTTTTAATTAGTTTAATCTCAGGATGCGGTCAACCAACGGAGCAGGGGCAGATAAATTTAACAGAGCAAGAAAGAGGTCTTGCGCCGCTTATTAGATCAACTGAGGATGTGATTCCTGGTAAGTATATAGTTGTATTTAAAGATAATGTCCTCCCCAAAGGTGATTTCAAAAGTGTTGCGGAAGCGGTTAATAAAATTGCAACTGAAATTGCTTCTACATATGCTTTGAATCTTGAGCATGTGTATCGCTATACAATCAAAGGATTTTCAGCTGAAATTCCTGAGGATAAACTTCTTGCGCTAAGAAATGATCCCAGAATAGATTACATAGAGGAAGATGGGATTGTTTATGCGTTCGCTCAAACTTTACCGTGGGGGGTTGATAGAATTGATGCTGATGTAAGTTCTACCAAAGCCGGGGATGGAACTGGAAGTGTAACTGGAGTAAGGGTTTATATTATTGATACAGGAATACAGCTTAATCATCCTGATTTGAATGTTGTAGGTGGGGTTGATTTCACTGGTAAAGGAACAGCAGATGATGGGAATGGTCACGGAACCCATGTTGCGGGGATAGTTGGAGCAAAAGACGATAATAACTATGTTGTTGGGGTTGCCCCAGGGGTTGAACTTTTTGCGGTTAAAGTTCTTGGAGATGATGGTTCTGGTTCGTTTTCAAATGTAATTTCTGGCGTTGATTTTGTAACGCAGCAAAAACTTAACAATCCAAGTCTCCCGATCGTTGCAAATATGAGTCTTGGGGCGAGAACTGGAACAACATATAATTCGCTTGATAACGCTGTTGTAAATTCAATCAAAGCTGGGGTCGTTTATACGATCGCAGCTGGTAATGACGGAGCAGATGCGAAAAATTACAGCCCTGCCCATGTCAAGGAGGCAATTACAGTGGGAGCTTACGATGAGTCAAATAAGTTTGCGACATTTTCAAATTGGGGTTCCTTGCTTGATATAAATGCCCCGGGTGTAAGAATTTTATCAACTTACATTGGAAGTTCAACCGCAACTTTAAGCGGAACATCAATGGCTGCACCGCATGTTGCAGGGGCAGCTGCACTTTACCTCTCAAGAAATCCAAGCGCAACTCCTCAGCAAGTTCGTGATAGATTAGTCGCAGATGGGAAAGCATGGGTAAGTGTTAATAAACCACGCACAACGAATTTATCGGTTTACGTTGGGAATTATTAAATTTTAATGGGTAACCACCTCTTAGGTTGGTTACCCTCTTCTTTAAAATTTGCCTTTAAAAGCAAATTTATGCTAAAACTCCCGCTTACAACTTTCATCGCTTGGAGATATCTTCGCACAAAAAGGAAGATAACTTTCGTTTCAATTATAAGTTTAATCTCGCTCATCGGGGTTACTATTGGCGTGTCAGCTTTAATAATTGTTTTATCTATTTTCAATGGATTTAATGGACTTGTTACGAAGATCCTTGTTGAGTTTGACCCACATATAAGAATTGAAAAAAAATTGAATCTGAGCGAAGATGATTTATCTCAAATAGAAAGGGCGATCTCGGATATACATTATATCAAAGGATATGCAGCTTTTGTTATCAATAAGGCAATGTTAATTTCGGATAGAAACAATAGAGTTTTATACATTAAGGGAATTGAACCAGATAAGGCTCATCTTGTTTCTGGACTTCCTGATAAAATCGTTCTTGGAAATTTTGATTTATCTGAGAATGGGGGATTGCCGAAGATTATTCTCGGATTAACGATAGCGGATAGATTAAATGCACTTGTAGGTGATACGGTAACTCTTATAAGTCCAAGCTTTTCTACAATGTTTGGGCTTGTTCAGCCAAATGTGAAAAAGTTTGTTGTTTCTGGGATATTTGAATCAAACAATAAAGACTATGATGGATATTATGCGTTTATTTCCATAGGATCTGCGCAAGAGCTTTTTGACATGGTTAAAAAAATAAATGGGGTTGAAATCCGCCTTTATGATATTAATCAATCTGAAAATGTTAAACGGATGATTCAATCTAAACTTGGTGATAATTTTCAGGTTAAAACTTGGTATGATCTTCACAGAGACTTATATTCTGTTATGCAAATTGAGAGATGGACTGCTTATGTTATACTTTCGCTTATAATTTTCGTTGCAACCTTTAATATTCTTGGTTCATTGACTATGTCTGTAATTGAAAAGACGAGAGATATAGGGATTTTAAAAGCGATGGGGGCAAAAAATTCAGATATAATTAGAATTTTCATGTTTGAAGGGGTTATAATTGGCCTGATCGGGACAGGTATTGGGAGTTTAATTGGTTTTACTGTTTGTTACATTCAAGAAAAATATCATGTTTTTCCGCTTGACCCAACGATTTACATAGTTCCATCTCTTCCCGTTGAAATGAAATTAACTGATTTCATTGCCGTTGGGCTTGCTGCGATTTTTCTTTGTTCTTTTGCTTCTTACTATCCCGCAAGAAGAGCAGCAAGTATAGTTCCTTCCGAAGCCGTAAGGTGGGAGTGAACTGGAACGATTTCATTTTTGGGGAGTGTTAAAACTTTTGAACTTGGTTTTTGAAAAATCAACGGAGGTGCTATGCGTTTGGGATTTATTTTACTGCTTTTTTTATTTTCACAAGTTTTAAAGGCTCAAAGTGATACTTCTTCTGTGAATTTGCTTCCACAAAAATTGAGCTTAATTGAAAAAACTTTATGGGGAGAACGGGGATTTTTCAGGATTGTTGGAATTGCACCGCTTACACCTGAAGCAAGAGAAAAGGAGATAAAATTTAGAAGAACGATGTTATCGCTTCATCAACTTGGTGGTTTCATCACACTTGGTTTGATGACGGCAACAGTTTATTACGGACAGAGGGTCTTTGATGGGGAATATAAACTTCTTAACAGACATAGAAATCTTGTCAAATTCACAATCGCATCATATTATTTGACTGCCTCACTTGCTTTATTTTCTCCACCGCCACTTGTCAGGCATAAAAAAGAAACAAGTTCAATTTCAATCCATAAAGCACTTGCATGGGTTCATTTCGCTGGGATGATCTCAACGCCTTTGCTTGGTTTATCAGTTAAGAAAAGCTCAGACCCTATAAAAGCAAGAAGGATTCACCGAATTTCTGGCTATATAACGCTTGCATCTTTAACAAGTGCTATGATTGTGATTACATTTTTCAGGTAAAGAAGCAAATTTAATGGGGAGGTTGAAATGAAATTTTTATTGATATCTGTTTTGGCGATGTTTTTATTTTCAACGGTTTTTTCTCAAACTGTTTTGATAGAGGCTGAAAATGGGGTGTCTTATGTTCAATATTTCCTTCGTCATCCACTTCATTCAGTAAGAGCTATAAACAACGAGGTTAAATTTTTGATTGAGTTTGATGTGGGATATAACAAAATTGTAAAGGCTGAGGCAGTTGCGGATGTTTTTAAATTCAATAGTGGAAATTCAAACCGTGATTCACACGCAATGGAGGTAATTGAGGCACTGAAGTATCCGACAGTGACTTTTAAAAGCAACGAT carries:
- a CDS encoding 3-deoxy-manno-octulosonate cytidylyltransferase (CMP-KDO synthetase), which translates into the protein MPNIIAVIPARYASTRFPGKPLADILGKPMIRWVYENAMSSKLVNKVFVATDDERIFDIVKNFGGNAIITPKEIQTGTDRIAYAVRDLDADIIVNIQGDEPLISGEMIDSAIEPFLNENDIDISTLAVKINDVENLFNPNVVKVILNKDNFALYFSRSPIPFCRDAQTNEEWLKTGIHYKHIGIYVYRKDSLLKFVELKRSKLEEAEKLEQLRALENGMKIKVVLIDKDTIGVDTPEDLEKVIRILKQNKLQNNG
- a CDS encoding aspartyl/glutamyl-tRNA(Asn/Gln) amidotransferase subunit C, encoding MPVTIKDVEYIANLARLEFKEEEKEKFTEQFNRILEYMDKLNELDTTNVEPLYHVIDLKNVFREDVVKESYHREEILKNAPSRTDFFFKVPKVISVEKHSEENSTEDKE
- a CDS encoding 1-acyl-sn-glycerol-3-phosphate acyltransferase produces the protein MKKILFWLKAGIIILITIPMAIITALLLPFNYKGKIYHFMAKIWSKIVLFIFNIKIKVKGLENISNGRNYIYISNHASAMDIPALICGIPDQIRFLAKQELGRIPLWGWLLKYGGYILIDRRNPKRAMKSVQKAIEKIKSGVSVLVFAEGTRSFNGELLPFKRGGFMLAIKSNTPIVPVTILNSYKIMRKHKLEVSPGTIEILIDKPILVDDFSGRDGETKLMELTRNIIKQNLEKTKTE
- a CDS encoding heat-inducible transcription repressor HrcA; the protein is MSRELTPREKMILNCIVQEFIMTATPVGSRYLVKKYNLNISPATVRNVMADLEDLGYLWHPHASAGRIPTDKGYRFYVDNLLEVKDLSPDEKEVIKNVVKDKSELEEILRHISKLIGKISKQLSIASTPQINDAILTKLDIVSISETRLLVVITLQSGLVRTIILEVSSEVSRDKLDFVKTILNERLSGLTLKQVRETFVERVRDVEQDYRGIINVFIRSAEKLFYDFYDIDKIHIGGVPDILEHPEFSDPEKVRDIMELVENEDKIIQIFQVLKMQSGGKFYTDKVVVSIGEENMEDRLKDYTLIASEYKAGGVSGVIGLIGPKRMNYSRMISLVNYTRDVLSEVLH
- a CDS encoding molecular chaperone GrpE, translating into MIKDENAKPINAENEEQKTLEQSIPEQKSEENLGEQLTEEAIDELSALKIENENLKKELNEYKDRLLRRVAEFENYKKRLEADFANAVKYANEKLLLEILQVVDDLERSLASGKERPDFESFYQGVKMIYTKLMKILETHGVKPFESVGKPFDVYYHEALLRIPRNDVPPDTVIDEVERGYMYYDKVLRHAKVIVSSSVENQKEEKKNDLKVDFSDDHRES
- a CDS encoding molecular chaperone DnaJ; translated protein: MPKKDYYEILGVSRDATLEEIKRAYRKLAMEYHPDRNPGNKEAEEKFKEITEAYQILSDPEKRKRYDMYGHSGISESDYIHFTDVHDIFDVFRDIFDSFGGGFFDDFFGTRTQTRKAQRGIPGSDRKLRLKLTLEEIATGIRKKLKIKHFKVCEACGGTGAKSRSGYTVCPVCNGTGEVKQVRRSFFGQMVTITTCSNCGGEGKIIKEPCNVCGGEGRVYGESVVDVDIPAGVREGNYLTIRGYGDAGIRGGAPGDLIVVIEEEQHPFFVRKGNDIYYTLLISFPEAVLGTEIDVPYINGSLKVKIEPGTPSGKEIRFRGKGLPSVDKNSKGDFVVKVEIWVPDKVTAVEKELLQKLLKEGKNIKPDIARKAN
- a CDS encoding Peptidase inhibitor I9, which gives rise to MKKSYISLVLIIAFGFLISLISGCGQPTEQGQINLTEQERGLAPLIRSTEDVIPGKYIVVFKDNVLPKGDFKSVAEAVNKIATEIASTYALNLEHVYRYTIKGFSAEIPEDKLLALRNDPRIDYIEEDGIVYAFAQTLPWGVDRIDADVSSTKAGDGTGSVTGVRVYIIDTGIQLNHPDLNVVGGVDFTGKGTADDGNGHGTHVAGIVGAKDDNNYVVGVAPGVELFAVKVLGDDGSGSFSNVISGVDFVTQQKLNNPSLPIVANMSLGARTGTTYNSLDNAVVNSIKAGVVYTIAAGNDGADAKNYSPAHVKEAITVGAYDESNKFATFSNWGSLLDINAPGVRILSTYIGSSTATLSGTSMAAPHVAGAAALYLSRNPSATPQQVRDRLVADGKAWVSVNKPRTTNLSVYVGNY
- a CDS encoding lipoprotein-releasing system permease protein, with amino-acid sequence MLKLPLTTFIAWRYLRTKRKITFVSIISLISLIGVTIGVSALIIVLSIFNGFNGLVTKILVEFDPHIRIEKKLNLSEDDLSQIERAISDIHYIKGYAAFVINKAMLISDRNNRVLYIKGIEPDKAHLVSGLPDKIVLGNFDLSENGGLPKIILGLTIADRLNALVGDTVTLISPSFSTMFGLVQPNVKKFVVSGIFESNNKDYDGYYAFISIGSAQELFDMVKKINGVEIRLYDINQSENVKRMIQSKLGDNFQVKTWYDLHRDLYSVMQIERWTAYVILSLIIFVATFNILGSLTMSVIEKTRDIGILKAMGAKNSDIIRIFMFEGVIIGLIGTGIGSLIGFTVCYIQEKYHVFPLDPTIYIVPSLPVEMKLTDFIAVGLAAIFLCSFASYYPARRAASIVPSEAVRWE
- a CDS encoding Polyisoprenoid-binding protein YceI, with product MKFLLISVLAMFLFSTVFSQTVLIEAENGVSYVQYFLRHPLHSVRAINNEVKFLIEFDVGYNKIVKAEAVADVFKFNSGNSNRDSHAMEVIEALKYPTVTFKSNDIKLNGDNIIVNGSLTFHGQTREITMNGKVKQEGKSLIVEGSFQISLTDFKVKRPTLLFIPTDDTLKFYIYAKFNLPK